The region TAAAAAGGCTTATTTGCTCTCCCATCCTATCttaagaattttaaataaagtaaataaattttttcttagtTTGTCTACCAAATAAGCAAAAAAGTTACTTTGAAGCCTAATCAAGTTGATTGATCAACAAAAGTAAATATTGATTCTCCTTCTCCATCTGTCAACACTGACTCAAGTACAAATTAGCTGATTTTAAGGAACATTTGCAATTTTCTCTAGAAGAAACTGAATCCCTGGAATCATAAGTTCTTGATAAATGAGGTGGAGAAGATCTTAACTACTGCTGAACAAATTTGAAGCTTTAAATAGGGTGAAGTAGGAAAGGAGTTTAAAGGATAAGTAAAAGATGCATGTCAGCAAATGTAAAAGACATAGGCACACCACCTGTTCCCTAACCAAAAAGTATATAAGGCAAAAGTTCATTTACAAAACCATCAGTAAATGGTCGATTGATACAGTACAAAAGATATTGTGTGatctaagaaaaataatagaaatggaAGACGCACAGGCAGCTATTGCAAGGGGAAAACTTtcatgatacaagattaattgTACGAGTTAAATCACTTTAAACAACTATTTGTAAACATAAGTTCATGTCTCCAGATACCACAGTCACAAGCTCAGGAAATAGATATTATTTACCTGATCTTCAAAAAGATAATCATGAGGATGCACTGTCAATAAAAGGGAATTCTCAAAATGGAAAATGACATCTGGAAATCCATCATCTACACTGCAATAAAGGACATTGGAAGACATTAAAAAGAGAAACTAACTATAAATTTATGACACAAAAACCAAATTATGAATACATACTTTTTGTAAAAGCGAAAACACAGAAAATCTTGAACAGTATGGAAGTTCAAATCCGGCTGGTACGAAAAGATCTGagaagacattaaaaaatgactcaaagaaatcaaaataagtTTGAAACAATCAACTATCTGGGGAAGAAGGTTTCATACAGAAGACATCAATAGCTTGTATGCTGTTTCTGGGAGATATGCCAAGGTTGTACCACTATCGATAATTGTCCCTTTCTTTTCTccagtttcaaacaaatcagtAGGAAGCGTTAAGAAGGACCCACCAACTTCAATTGCCTTCAAATTAACATTGTAATGTGGCCTACAACAGTCATACATTCATCAATCTCAGGGACTTCAATATTAAAAAGGCAAATGGTTAAAAAAGCGAAACAAAACTCGGACTTAGtgtaaaacagaaataaagttAATCTATACTAGCATTTCATTCCCAAAACAACTCTAGCATATAATATGGCCTAGAGCCACTCaaatgaatgcaaagcgttgcACAGAAGTGCCccaaaataaaagaagcaaCCATAAAGAAGTGTTTCTCCAATATTTCTGTAGGCATGGAAAATAATTTTCATCAGACAACTTCTCATGAGCCAAATCATGTGCCAATTATAGTAATAATTGGctctaaaaaaatctatttggcGAATCATTCGAAtaaatggagctaagtataCATCAtcagattataaaattatccagGATTCCCCTCTCACATCACCATGCCCTGATTGATAAACAATTTGGAATTTGCTGAAGCATATCATGTGCCATATCCACCCCATCAAATTCCTTGCAGATTTCATAAATTTGACAAGTTCCGAGGCATTCCACTCCTCTTCGTAGATTCTTCATTAGTAATGGTATCACCTATTTCGGCTAAACAAGTTGGTTGTTTGGTGATGCATatgcaacaaaagaaaattcagCATCAAAGAAAAGAGCACTAACTAGATAACAACAAATGCCTATTCAAACCTTGAGATCCAAACACAGTGAATAcgttacaaataaatttttttattcacgAATGTGTCACAAACTTTCCTAATTATATTAGAATAAACCAATACATTGaggattatttattttagttcagGAATATCAAATGGAACAGCTAAtctgaaaaaagaaagaagtttcgcaaattttttttaagaaaaaaacaagtagCCTCCAATTTAGATTTACTTGTCAACGCTAACTCTTAACCTTGCATGGTAATGCAATTCAAAGAAAAGGATTGTGGATCCTTTTTTGGAAGGAAGAATGGATAGAGTACGTAAACATATTTTAAGCATATCATATTATGACAAGAAATTGATTTTCTTGGAAAAGCGTTAAATGCGACAAGAAAGTGGGGGCCAGCAAATGACAAGGAAGAGCATGCCAAATTAATATCAGGCCATCAATAGAAACTGAAACAAAAAATTGCATAGGAAATTAAAAGTTGCTTGAGAAGTTCTGCACTAATGAGGCCTAAAGTGACATACTGATCAGGTACCAACGGGGTAGTCTTTACTTTTGGCTCAACCACACGCCCAATGGCGAAAATTCCACCTCCATTTGTAGTGtccaagcaatgagaaaatacCTTCTTCACTTTCCCAGAGGAAGCTAGTTGAGATAACATAGATGAATTTGACTGTCCCAAAACCAAGAATTCCGTCAAGTGCTTCACCTGATGAACCTAAATCAGCAGATTGTTGTGCACCACACCTATATCAAACATGATGGAGcaaaaagatttatttaaaacttGAAAAAGCAGCATGTCTAGAATACTACTAAGCCATAATGGAAGCAGCAGAAGTTATAGGGTAATAATTCCTCCTAGATTTGTTATGTTCTGTTGTTAGTACAAGATACTTCCTAGATGACATCAACAACATGTCTAGAATACTACTAAGCCATAATGGGAAATGAATCACTACCAAAAGTGAAAGAATATCCATGTCTTTTGGTTCCAGGACAATTTCTTTCACCATCTTGATCATTTAAAAGTGACACATTCTTCTAAAGCATTGCTTGAGCCACTTAGCAATTAGATGACAATAACAAATAAAGATTATGAGTTTTAGTGAAAAGAAAATCCCTTTTCATAGAATAATATTAAGAATCCTAATGGTGCCTTGAAATGTCACATGGAAAATATAGGCACCCATTGAACATAGACGATGGTAaacatttttcaaattattaggAGGATCCTAAACAGCCTTAGCTCAAATACAAAACCATTGCAACTACAACAGTTTGCTAAATTAACGCAAGGAGCAAGCCGACAAATTTGAGTTGAATCCAGAACAGAGTTTACCCGAATGTGACACTCCCATTGGCAAGTTCTGTCTGATGATCACCAGTGACTTGGTTGTATTGAACAACATCTGTCACATAAAACCCAGAACTCGTGCTCCCGTCACCATACGACACGCTGTACTGGCAAGGCAAGTTTGGCGTGCATCCTGGAATGTCTCCCCCATACAATGAGGAGCAGAAATTCTGGTCACAAGACACATACTTTGCAGTGCTTGATCCTTTAGGATCAAACAATGCAAGCTCTACCTGCAAGGCACCAAAATCAACCCTTTTAATCAATACACAAAACAATCATCCCACAGAAAAGAATAGCACTGCGAGAGATCATCAAACAAAACTCAATAAAGATTACCCCTTGTATATCACTTTTCTTAGGGCAACGCTGGCATGTCACACAATTCACCCAAAGGATGTCACTTCCGGTGTCCACCTGCACATAATAGTTCTTGGGTGGCGATCCAAGCGCAATTTGAGCAAAATAAAGCCTACAAACAACCCaatacgaaaataaaaacatcaagcATTATTCCACATTAGGTATACACAATTCACAGACCAAATCCAACAAAACAACGAGAGAGAAGTAAATAGAAAGCAAACCCCGTGCTGGTAGGCAGGCCCACTCCACCCATAGGGAGATCAACAGCAGAAAGAAGCCGACCATGGCGACGAGCATCATGCGCACGGAGCTCCTCCACCATCCGCCGACCAAAGAACTTGTGCTGCACCTTGAAAATCCCATTCCCAGAAACACCAATCGCCCCACTCTCAAAAACcaccaaaacaagcaaaaatacaaaacatccACCAAGAATTCTCCTCCGATCCATGAAATCCcacaaaaaaaaccacaaatctcaccaccacctcctcttctctctctctctctctctctctctctctccggaGAAAGGGaagcaaaaagaagaaaaaaaagaagaaagggttCGCTTTCCAACGGTTTTCGCTTAAATATGAAACAAGCGGGAGCGTGTTCTCTTTTTTATACCAGCTTCCTTTTCGGCGTCGGAAGGGAAGCCAGCGATGCCAGCTCTCACCGCTCAAGAAgggcatcatttttttattatatatatatatatatttataatttttaaatcatcaaaaCTGGCATTCATTCataaatgtttgaaaatttttattttattatttttttttttttttaaatcatttttatttaatgttgctTTGCTTTGAGTTtaatttatctttcttttaaACTTTGACCGGATTGGGTTTGTGGCCACGTGGGGCAATGGACGTGCCTACCTGTCTCCTGCTTTGCGTCGGCTGCCcctagaaaaaaacataatagggGCTTTTTTGACATTTTCATCCATTCAAAAATGTGTAAGATTGAATTTATATATCtctcttttattataaattttaaattaataatacttTATACTTGTAAtaatatgttaaaaattaatttaataaatacttTTGTACGTGCAATGCGTTTGTCAATTCTGGTGTTGATAAGTTGTTAACTAGATATCTATCTGTGCACTTTTTATAGGTAACATTCAATTGAGACTTATATAAGTAATAAGGTACAATGCTGACTTTGGGAAAAAGAAAAGTTGACCCAGAATATAtgcatttaataaatattatgattttttggtATGCAAGAGATGTATGTTTTTTAGTCCAATATTTGAGTTTCATAAATGCTATGATTTTTTGGGCATATAAGagaaatgttttatatttaatttttaacagtGACAATACAGATGTGTTGAAAGagtatttttgtgtttatgcATAtctgtgatttaattatttattttattaaaaaaattatagaatgtatatatatatatatatgcatttcacataaaatttttattaaaaattatatttaaagaaaaaatgtatgaatgtttattttcatatatcatGCGGAAACAtacttattttcatatttcagaAAATAGTCAAAATACCAATAAGGGAAataaatctaattttaaattaaataagggGCAAAAATCCAAAACATTAATGGAGACTCCAGTGAACATCTCTGTCACAACAACTAGCAATTAGTAATATGACTAACTTGCTAAGTAAGTATCCTCATGGTTTCCATTTATTTAAGTGCCTCCTTCCTGGAAGCTTTGGTTTTTTGGATAAAGCTAGAAGCATATTgaaacatatattaatatatagataCCAACAATCAACTTAATTACCTACTTAAGTTGTGAGGatagaatgaaaacaaagccaAAATTAATATAGTGATTAAGAGTT is a window of Dioscorea cayenensis subsp. rotundata cultivar TDr96_F1 chromosome 5, TDr96_F1_v2_PseudoChromosome.rev07_lg8_w22 25.fasta, whole genome shotgun sequence DNA encoding:
- the LOC120261605 gene encoding LOW QUALITY PROTEIN: aspartic proteinase 39-like (The sequence of the model RefSeq protein was modified relative to this genomic sequence to represent the inferred CDS: deleted 1 base in 1 codon), with amino-acid sequence MDRRRILGGCFVFLLVLVVFESGAIGVSGNGIFKVQHKFFGRRMVEELRAHDARRHGRLLSAVDLPMGGVGLPTSTGLYFAQIALGSPPKNYYVQVDTGSDILWVNCVTCQRCPKKSDIQGVELALFDPKGSSTAKYVSCDQNFCSSLYGGDIPGCTPNLPCQYSVSYGDGSTSSGFYVTDVVQYNQVTGDHQTELANGSVTFGCGAQQSADLGSSGEALDGILGFGQSNSSMLSQLASSGKVKKVFSHCLDTTNGGGIFAIGRVVEPKVKTTPLVPDQPHYNVNLKAIEVGGSFLTLPTDLFETGEKKGTIIDSGTTLAYLPETAYKLLMSSIFSYQPDLNFHTVQDFLCFRFYKNVDDGFPDVIFHFENSLLLTVHPHDYLFEDQDSVWCVGWQNSGVQSRDGRDIALLGDLVLSNKLVIYDLENQNIGWTDYNCSSSIKIRDDKTGAVYSVNSHNISASSRLDNGLLTILLLVTALLCRFLY